In Paenibacillus sp. 1781tsa1, one DNA window encodes the following:
- a CDS encoding YhgE/Pip family protein: protein MKSFHVFGQDLKSAFKKPKVFIPILVVLFIPVLYSSLFLNAFWDPYGKMNELPVAVVNTDQGAVYNDKSLEVGQNLVDELKKSDDFNWQFVTREQAEQGMKDNTYYMTIVIPEDFSSKATTLMDEHPEPADLIYEPNEGYNFLAGQIGGTAVKQIRSKVAAKVTESYTETLLDQVEKISGGLADAGEGADKINEGATKLDDGAATLKENLSKLAAGTDKLETGIVSLKQGTSTLSQGTGDLHTGASALSDGLSQLAAAGTKLGNGALQAKTGGKQLQAGLQSAQEGAAKLDAGLAASEEGSAKLTAGLQSSVEGSGKVSEGAKAVAQGLAQLAEASPELAASPAVQQLLAASQAVAAGSEQVYQGGQQLVAGSQNLYAAQQQLHQGSSQLVQGEQQLVQGATQLSAGQEKLATGLQQFNSKLSEAAAGGAKLADGSGQLNAGAGKLVAGVSQLTDGISTLADGSHKLDDGAGQLKEGTLKLTDGSGELATKLNEAAEQTGSVKKTDELVTMYAEPVQVDEHKYNEVPNYGTGFSPYFLSLGLFVGALIATLVVPTRGSTVSEASGWNRFVSKTLAFTLMSAVQSLLASWLVLYGLGLEVQSVPLFLLFSFVTSLSFMYIIQALVTWLENPGRFLGILMLIFQLTTSAGTFPLELIPNWLKVFNPWLPMTYSVTGYKAVISSGQFGVAWDQIGILCIFAVIGLGGTLTYFLMHRTTENENVSSEVALHL from the coding sequence ATGAAATCATTCCACGTATTTGGGCAGGATCTGAAGTCCGCCTTCAAGAAACCAAAAGTATTTATTCCGATTCTCGTTGTACTGTTCATTCCGGTATTGTATAGTAGCCTTTTCCTGAACGCATTCTGGGACCCTTATGGCAAAATGAATGAATTACCTGTAGCCGTGGTCAACACGGATCAGGGTGCAGTCTATAACGATAAATCACTGGAGGTCGGTCAGAATCTCGTCGATGAATTGAAAAAAAGTGATGATTTCAACTGGCAATTCGTCACTCGTGAACAAGCTGAACAAGGCATGAAAGACAACACGTATTATATGACGATTGTGATTCCGGAGGACTTTTCCTCCAAAGCAACAACCCTGATGGATGAGCACCCTGAGCCGGCAGATCTGATCTATGAACCCAATGAAGGATACAACTTCCTCGCGGGTCAGATCGGTGGCACGGCGGTTAAACAAATTCGCTCCAAAGTTGCTGCCAAAGTCACAGAATCGTATACCGAAACGTTATTGGATCAGGTTGAAAAAATCTCTGGCGGTTTGGCGGATGCCGGGGAAGGTGCGGACAAAATCAACGAGGGTGCGACTAAGCTAGATGATGGTGCTGCTACATTAAAAGAGAATCTGTCCAAACTGGCCGCTGGCACCGACAAACTCGAAACGGGCATAGTTTCGTTAAAACAAGGTACGTCCACTCTCTCCCAAGGCACAGGTGATCTTCATACGGGCGCGAGTGCCCTGTCCGATGGATTGTCCCAATTGGCGGCAGCAGGCACGAAGCTTGGAAATGGTGCATTGCAGGCTAAAACGGGTGGAAAACAGTTACAGGCTGGCCTTCAATCCGCTCAAGAAGGTGCAGCTAAGCTCGATGCAGGATTGGCAGCTTCCGAGGAAGGCAGTGCAAAGCTGACGGCTGGGCTGCAAAGTTCTGTTGAGGGCAGTGGCAAAGTTAGCGAGGGTGCCAAAGCGGTTGCACAAGGGCTCGCCCAATTGGCTGAAGCCAGTCCAGAACTGGCCGCAAGTCCTGCTGTGCAGCAACTCCTGGCAGCCAGCCAAGCCGTAGCCGCGGGCAGTGAACAAGTGTATCAGGGCGGACAGCAGTTGGTCGCAGGCAGCCAAAACCTGTACGCTGCACAACAGCAACTGCATCAAGGCAGCAGTCAGTTGGTACAGGGTGAACAACAACTCGTACAAGGTGCTACTCAATTATCTGCCGGACAAGAAAAGCTTGCTACTGGTTTACAGCAATTCAATTCCAAATTATCCGAAGCAGCCGCTGGAGGAGCCAAACTTGCGGATGGTTCAGGTCAATTGAATGCTGGTGCAGGCAAATTGGTTGCGGGTGTAAGCCAGCTCACAGACGGCATCTCAACCCTTGCAGATGGGTCACATAAGCTCGATGACGGTGCTGGTCAGTTAAAAGAAGGTACGCTGAAGTTAACGGACGGCTCTGGCGAACTTGCCACCAAGCTGAATGAAGCGGCTGAGCAGACAGGGAGTGTGAAAAAGACCGATGAACTGGTAACGATGTATGCAGAGCCTGTTCAGGTCGATGAGCATAAATATAATGAGGTACCCAATTATGGTACAGGATTCTCGCCATACTTCCTGTCACTGGGGCTGTTTGTCGGGGCATTGATCGCCACTTTGGTTGTGCCAACACGCGGCAGCACGGTTAGCGAGGCAAGTGGCTGGAATCGTTTTGTGAGTAAAACGCTGGCTTTCACGCTCATGAGTGCTGTGCAATCCCTACTTGCTTCGTGGCTCGTATTGTACGGCTTGGGTCTGGAAGTTCAGAGCGTTCCGTTGTTCCTCTTATTCAGCTTTGTGACCAGTCTAAGCTTCATGTACATCATTCAGGCACTGGTGACTTGGTTGGAAAATCCGGGACGATTCCTCGGAATTCTGATGCTGATCTTCCAGCTTACGACCAGCGCGGGCACTTTCCCGCTCGAACTGATTCCAAACTGGTTGAAGGTGTTTAATCCATGGCTGCCTATGACCTATTCGGTTACGGGGTATAAAGCAGTTATCTCAAGCGGACAGTTCGGCGTGGCTTGGGATCAGATTGGCATACTGTGCATCTTTGCCGTAATTGGTCTTGGAGGAACTCTAACGTACTTCTTGATGCACCGTACCACAGAGAACGAAAACGTGAGCAGTGAAGTTGCACTTCACCTGTAA
- a CDS encoding TetR/AcrR family transcriptional regulator, with protein sequence MKTIDRRQQVMDSAEKSFALFGYKATTMEQVARLANVGKGTIYTFFENKEELFSEILRSIIADMRQITEQTVKEENSFLDNVHMSMDSLLEYREEHELLIKLFQEVNEFGTLQAKEGLQQVETAILEYLERQVSRAMELEQIRRDDPKLVSFVLLKLYVTLTSDWNKAHPTLHKDQIKDFVGLFLKNGLSPT encoded by the coding sequence ATGAAAACGATAGATCGAAGGCAACAGGTGATGGACTCTGCCGAGAAATCCTTTGCTCTGTTTGGCTACAAGGCCACAACGATGGAGCAGGTTGCGAGACTTGCCAATGTGGGCAAGGGAACGATCTATACTTTTTTCGAAAATAAAGAAGAACTGTTCAGCGAGATTCTGCGCTCGATCATTGCGGATATGAGACAGATTACAGAGCAAACCGTGAAGGAAGAGAACTCCTTTCTGGATAACGTGCATATGAGCATGGATTCTCTGCTGGAGTACCGGGAGGAACATGAGTTGTTGATCAAGCTCTTTCAGGAGGTCAACGAGTTTGGTACGCTGCAAGCCAAGGAAGGTTTGCAGCAAGTGGAGACAGCCATTCTCGAATATCTGGAGCGTCAGGTCAGCCGTGCCATGGAGTTAGAGCAGATTCGCAGAGACGATCCCAAACTGGTTTCTTTTGTCCTGCTGAAGCTGTATGTCACCTTAACCTCAGATTGGAACAAAGCGCATCCTACGCTGCATAAGGATCAGATCAAGGATTTTGTGGGCCTCTTTCTCAAGAATGGCTTATCCCCCACCTAG
- a CDS encoding methyl-accepting chemotaxis protein, with translation MPFFIKNLVISFGSITLIGVILITAAYQLQKNILVEQLHDQATVITQKWYDDLDTAKVAEAAKEKSYTGPVQQEMKAYLDSIHEFYPNIAQAYIFGSELEQGNGTSIIAIPTNLLEPFQEGNLPAGAMYPLPQNNVVVLEQMKKDGKPAFSDFYTDEYGTWTTLIYPINNADGSMYAALYFDVDASAVPKGLKELLTYGLMFLVGFLILFMVLQFILLKRTLLPIRNLMKGIEEVSTGNLDVTIDTGRDDLGIINEKFNAMIHRFNTTIYKVQNTSHHLSESSKQLLGISEKNNVNIQSISHNIREISTGLVSQDKATVENARAMTEMSTVVQTIASSSADVADEALSMEQRSSTGNVVMQQVIEQMRLISGAVQNTSNSIQSLENNSNQISNIVNLITEIAGQTNLLALNASIEAARAGEEGRGFAVVAGEVRNLAEQSQESAKQIRQLIEEIQRDIMQSSAAMQLGSKEVTKGLEVTQETGVFFENILTATNKVANQIQDISSSTEEISASTQEMSATADELSANVSKAASSSKQIEQSIEEQEASMAAIVSASDELSVVSEQLQELISFFKVRAE, from the coding sequence ATGCCTTTCTTTATCAAAAATTTGGTGATTTCATTCGGCAGTATCACGTTGATTGGTGTAATCCTGATTACTGCTGCGTATCAATTGCAGAAAAACATCCTGGTTGAACAGTTGCACGACCAGGCTACCGTCATCACCCAGAAATGGTATGACGATCTCGACACTGCCAAAGTGGCAGAAGCGGCTAAGGAAAAAAGCTACACCGGTCCTGTACAGCAGGAAATGAAAGCTTATCTCGACTCCATCCATGAGTTCTATCCAAACATCGCACAGGCTTACATTTTCGGTTCAGAGCTTGAGCAAGGAAACGGAACGTCCATCATCGCCATTCCAACGAACCTGTTGGAACCATTCCAAGAAGGTAATCTGCCCGCAGGTGCCATGTATCCGCTACCTCAGAATAACGTCGTGGTTCTGGAACAGATGAAAAAGGACGGGAAGCCTGCTTTCAGTGATTTCTACACGGACGAGTACGGAACTTGGACCACTCTGATCTATCCGATTAATAACGCAGATGGCTCCATGTACGCTGCTCTTTACTTCGATGTTGATGCAAGTGCCGTTCCAAAAGGACTTAAGGAATTGCTTACGTACGGATTGATGTTCCTTGTCGGATTCCTAATCCTGTTTATGGTATTGCAATTCATATTGCTGAAAAGAACGTTGCTTCCAATCCGCAACCTGATGAAAGGTATCGAAGAAGTCAGCACGGGTAATCTGGACGTAACTATCGATACCGGGCGAGATGATCTGGGTATCATCAACGAGAAGTTTAATGCGATGATCCATCGATTCAATACAACGATCTATAAAGTACAGAATACTTCGCATCACCTCTCGGAATCTTCCAAACAACTACTGGGCATTTCCGAGAAGAATAATGTTAATATTCAATCCATTAGCCACAACATCCGGGAAATATCCACTGGCCTGGTGTCACAGGACAAAGCCACAGTGGAGAATGCACGCGCCATGACAGAGATGTCAACGGTTGTACAGACCATTGCCAGCAGTTCAGCTGATGTGGCAGATGAAGCACTCAGCATGGAGCAGCGCTCCAGCACGGGTAATGTGGTGATGCAACAAGTCATTGAGCAGATGCGCTTGATCTCGGGTGCAGTGCAAAATACGTCAAACTCCATTCAATCGTTGGAAAACAACTCGAACCAGATTAGTAACATTGTTAATCTGATCACGGAAATTGCCGGACAAACCAACTTGCTGGCACTCAACGCTTCGATCGAGGCTGCCCGCGCAGGCGAAGAAGGAAGAGGTTTTGCCGTCGTTGCAGGCGAGGTACGTAACCTGGCAGAGCAATCCCAGGAATCAGCGAAGCAAATTCGGCAGTTAATTGAAGAAATTCAGCGCGATATCATGCAGTCTTCCGCGGCGATGCAATTGGGTTCCAAGGAAGTCACCAAAGGCTTGGAAGTTACCCAAGAGACTGGCGTATTCTTCGAGAATATTCTGACTGCTACGAATAAAGTTGCAAACCAGATTCAGGATATCTCCAGTTCTACCGAAGAAATCTCGGCAAGCACACAAGAAATGTCTGCCACAGCTGATGAACTGTCTGCCAATGTCAGCAAGGCAGCAAGCAGCAGTAAACAAATTGAGCAGTCCATTGAAGAGCAGGAAGCCTCCATGGCTGCCATTGTGAGTGCCTCCGATGAACTCTCGGTTGTATCCGAGCAGCTGCAAGAACTGATCTCATTCTTTAAAGTACGAGCAGAATAA
- a CDS encoding tautomerase family protein, giving the protein MPEITIRLYEGRTDEQKQEIVEVFTRELSRIIDREPDYISVEFNEIPWDENVPDNFKAMQSQKQGGEKT; this is encoded by the coding sequence ATGCCAGAAATTACGATCAGGCTGTATGAAGGCAGGACGGATGAGCAAAAGCAGGAAATTGTGGAGGTGTTCACACGCGAACTCTCGCGTATTATCGACCGTGAGCCGGATTATATTTCCGTTGAATTCAATGAAATTCCATGGGACGAGAACGTTCCTGATAATTTTAAAGCCATGCAATCACAGAAGCAGGGAGGGGAGAAGACGTGA
- a CDS encoding sugar ABC transporter permease gives MGTRLGDTGRYLWRYRILYLLSVPGILYFFLFKYVPLFGSIIAFQNYNIFKGITGSDWVGLEHFQKMFSHYDFLRILNNTLLLGLYDLVIAFPVPILLAILLNEVRMIVFKRLLQTIVYMPHFLSWVVISGIFMGIFSMDAGVVNKALGFLGMQPIYFLGEDSYIRSILIGSGIWRDSGYGTIIFLAAIAGINPDLYEAAEVDGAGRLKQIWSITLPSLLPTIMILLLLHIGKFLDLGFERVFVFLNPLNLESGEILDTYIYKAGLLSQQYSYTTAIGLFKSVVGLMLVLLGNFFSKKTTGESLY, from the coding sequence CTGGGCACTCGGCTCGGAGATACAGGACGTTATCTGTGGCGATACCGGATCCTATATCTGCTCTCCGTACCGGGCATCCTGTATTTTTTCCTCTTCAAATATGTGCCTCTGTTTGGCTCCATCATTGCCTTTCAGAACTACAACATTTTCAAAGGCATCACCGGAAGTGATTGGGTAGGGTTGGAGCATTTCCAGAAGATGTTCAGCCATTATGACTTTCTACGAATTCTCAACAACACACTTCTGCTCGGATTATATGATCTGGTAATTGCATTCCCGGTACCGATCCTACTGGCCATTCTGCTGAATGAAGTACGGATGATTGTGTTTAAACGATTGCTGCAAACGATTGTATACATGCCTCACTTTCTATCCTGGGTTGTTATTAGCGGAATCTTCATGGGTATTTTCTCGATGGACGCCGGGGTGGTGAACAAGGCACTTGGATTTCTGGGGATGCAACCGATCTACTTCCTTGGAGAAGACTCGTACATTCGTTCCATTCTGATCGGTTCCGGGATCTGGCGTGACTCCGGGTACGGGACAATTATTTTCCTGGCTGCCATTGCCGGCATTAATCCCGATCTGTATGAGGCGGCAGAGGTGGATGGAGCCGGACGTTTGAAGCAAATATGGTCGATTACTCTGCCATCCCTGCTGCCGACGATTATGATCCTGCTGCTGCTGCACATTGGGAAGTTCCTTGATCTGGGCTTTGAGCGTGTGTTCGTATTCCTGAATCCGCTCAATCTGGAATCGGGTGAAATTCTCGATACGTATATTTACAAAGCCGGACTTCTCTCACAGCAATACAGCTATACAACGGCCATCGGATTGTTCAAGTCGGTCGTGGGTTTGATGCTTGTTCTACTCGGTAATTTCTTCAGCAAAAAAACAACCGGCGAAAGCCTGTATTAG
- a CDS encoding carbohydrate ABC transporter permease, producing the protein MRTPSVRYRIFRIGNLVFLTLLSLTMILPFINVLAQSLSSSEAIMGGKVSFWPVDFTWINYEYVFGDAAFWRAFAVSVGVTLFGTLVNLAATASLAYPVSRPEYKGRSLVVMFVLVTVVFSAPLIPNFILMKELHLVNNPLVLIVPGAINAFNFFVMRSFFAQLPGELIDAARIDGCGEFGIIWRIVIPLSKPAMASLGIFYAVGHWNAYSTALYYLNDPAWWPIQVTLKKLFESDDISVDPGSAVYSTLAHTSPEGIKMATIIIATLPIIIIYPFLQKHFVKGIMVGSVKS; encoded by the coding sequence ATGCGTACCCCCAGTGTCCGTTACCGTATATTTCGCATTGGCAATCTCGTTTTTCTAACGCTGCTCTCGTTGACGATGATTCTGCCTTTCATTAATGTGCTGGCCCAATCACTCAGCAGCTCGGAAGCGATCATGGGTGGAAAAGTTAGCTTCTGGCCTGTTGATTTTACCTGGATCAATTACGAATATGTATTCGGGGATGCTGCGTTCTGGCGGGCATTTGCGGTATCGGTTGGGGTGACGCTGTTCGGGACGCTGGTCAATCTCGCTGCAACGGCATCACTTGCGTATCCTGTGTCTCGTCCAGAGTACAAGGGACGCTCTCTCGTTGTCATGTTTGTCCTGGTAACCGTCGTATTCTCGGCGCCGCTCATTCCGAACTTTATCTTGATGAAGGAGCTGCATCTGGTCAACAATCCACTGGTACTGATTGTGCCTGGAGCGATTAACGCCTTTAATTTCTTTGTAATGCGCTCGTTCTTCGCACAGTTGCCGGGTGAATTAATAGACGCTGCTCGTATCGATGGCTGTGGGGAATTCGGTATTATCTGGCGTATCGTCATCCCCTTGTCCAAACCGGCCATGGCATCACTCGGCATTTTCTATGCCGTGGGCCACTGGAATGCGTATTCCACTGCGCTCTATTATCTGAATGATCCGGCCTGGTGGCCGATTCAGGTAACCCTCAAGAAGCTGTTTGAAAGTGACGATATTTCCGTCGATCCAGGTTCTGCCGTCTATAGCACCCTTGCGCATACATCGCCGGAAGGCATCAAAATGGCAACCATTATTATCGCCACCTTGCCGATCATTATCATTTACCCTTTCTTGCAAAAGCATTTTGTAAAAGGAATCATGGTCGGCTCCGTCAAATCTTAA
- a CDS encoding response regulator, whose translation MFRILITDDEPMIRMGLAKMIKQAGLFDCEIRQAAHGEEALQVVKDFRPHILFTDIRMPTMDGIELCRRLSEQGSTIRIIVVSGYSDFEYARACMDYGVKRYLLKPVGREELNELLLKLLASEEDKPTVSLVPVRELNDWAMRLEEAIWELRQSDVTELLAAWSDRYPAYALMPEQTAELFQELLELIVARMNARGNGTMSTSSQINESASSKECFKAMGNEIQTIMKTIKEKRSGKRKHPVEEAKAYLEQHLRREVSLDEIAAKLGLNPSYFSQLFKQTTGQTFIQYRIRSKMELAKRMLEQPGNRITDISYEVGYADHPHFTKTFKKITGLTPSEYRSKLGIE comes from the coding sequence ATGTTCAGAATCTTGATTACGGACGATGAGCCGATGATTCGAATGGGTCTGGCGAAGATGATCAAACAAGCGGGACTGTTCGACTGTGAGATTCGGCAGGCTGCACATGGGGAAGAAGCTCTCCAGGTGGTGAAGGACTTTCGGCCGCACATCCTGTTTACGGATATCCGCATGCCAACGATGGATGGTATTGAGCTCTGCCGTCGTTTATCCGAGCAAGGCAGTACGATACGCATTATTGTGGTCTCCGGTTATTCGGACTTTGAATATGCAAGAGCCTGTATGGATTATGGGGTAAAGCGATATTTGCTGAAACCTGTGGGACGAGAGGAGCTTAATGAACTGCTGCTCAAATTGCTGGCATCCGAAGAGGATAAGCCTACGGTTTCTCTTGTACCCGTGAGGGAGCTGAACGATTGGGCGATGCGTCTGGAAGAGGCGATATGGGAGCTTAGGCAATCCGATGTGACGGAGTTGCTCGCAGCATGGTCAGATCGTTATCCGGCATATGCCCTGATGCCTGAGCAGACAGCGGAACTTTTTCAGGAATTGCTGGAATTGATTGTAGCCAGAATGAATGCACGGGGAAACGGAACGATGAGTACGTCCAGTCAGATTAATGAAAGCGCTTCCTCGAAAGAGTGCTTCAAGGCTATGGGCAACGAAATCCAGACGATAATGAAGACGATCAAGGAAAAGCGCAGCGGCAAGCGAAAGCATCCGGTGGAAGAAGCTAAGGCTTATCTGGAGCAGCATTTGCGCCGGGAAGTGTCACTGGACGAGATTGCCGCCAAGTTGGGACTGAACCCGTCCTACTTCAGCCAACTGTTTAAGCAGACCACGGGTCAGACCTTTATCCAATACCGGATACGCAGCAAAATGGAATTGGCCAAACGCATGCTGGAACAGCCGGGCAACCGGATTACGGATATATCCTACGAAGTGGGGTATGCGGATCATCCCCATTTTACCAAGACATTCAAGAAGATTACCGGACTGACCCCGTCCGAATACCGTAGCAAGTTGGGCATTGAATGA
- a CDS encoding sensor histidine kinase, giving the protein MMKRSLSIRLFFHFAIVITLSLSAIGLFTYTYASTEMNDQLADNIAQTMRNTAYQTDLYLQNYDRSTYSILSNGSVKHFLDMNSEDSYAYYEYSRQIKRNVFPPVFMLYPQIKFLYVIGENGRVVIDDNQNSAGIPDIDAAQQYKELLAATPANGESTLLTRSIRSGQSSSVITIARRIRGMSSYTPNGVLAMEVNVLELDNIWGELDLGQGGYQYVMDQNGNVIYLPGAEEAQTVMSSSTVDRLMHMEAGSLEQNTDGTKRLFISELSAYSGWRFVASVPLSELQRPIATIRSATLWVGAGTLLAALVVAYRIGASQVEPIRVLMNGMRQTEKGIWNKVEMKERRDEIGVLIRSYNLMVSRLSDMIESVYESELRRQKSEIELQQEALERHRAEFQALQLQINPHFLYNTLETIKCYAVVQDSEEIAQMVESMAHMLRYSIQTNLEEITVANELKHVLAYLSIMKHRMDRELEVEVIIAPDLLLEKMVRLTLQPLVENVLQHAFPQGMEPGHYIRIDARRLEDRFLVIVQDNGMGMNEERLKKLRDRLELNRLAGEDSDDVYHRGGIGLMNVHRRIQLVFGETYGLMLESERGLGTTITMALPADQHSKRI; this is encoded by the coding sequence ATGATGAAGCGAAGCCTGTCGATCCGCCTGTTCTTTCATTTTGCCATCGTGATTACGTTGTCCCTGTCTGCTATCGGCTTGTTTACCTACACCTATGCCTCGACTGAGATGAACGACCAGCTGGCGGACAACATCGCTCAAACGATGCGTAATACGGCGTACCAGACCGACCTCTATTTGCAAAATTATGATCGCTCAACCTACTCCATCCTCTCAAATGGAAGTGTGAAGCATTTCCTCGATATGAATTCGGAGGATAGTTATGCCTATTACGAGTACAGCCGTCAGATTAAAAGGAACGTGTTCCCGCCTGTATTTATGTTATATCCACAGATCAAGTTCCTGTATGTTATCGGGGAGAACGGGCGAGTTGTCATCGATGACAACCAGAATTCAGCGGGCATACCCGATATCGATGCTGCACAACAGTATAAGGAGCTGCTCGCTGCAACCCCTGCGAATGGCGAATCGACGTTGCTCACCCGCAGTATTCGCAGTGGACAGAGTTCGAGTGTCATTACGATTGCACGCCGGATCAGGGGGATGTCCTCCTATACACCAAATGGAGTGCTGGCGATGGAAGTGAATGTGCTTGAGCTTGACAACATCTGGGGAGAACTCGATCTCGGTCAAGGGGGATATCAGTATGTGATGGATCAGAACGGAAATGTGATCTATCTTCCTGGGGCCGAGGAGGCGCAAACCGTGATGTCATCCAGCACCGTGGACAGACTTATGCACATGGAGGCAGGATCACTGGAACAGAACACGGATGGCACCAAACGGCTGTTTATATCGGAACTCTCTGCCTATTCGGGCTGGCGCTTTGTCGCTTCCGTGCCGCTGTCGGAGCTTCAAAGGCCGATTGCAACGATTCGCTCAGCTACATTATGGGTTGGTGCAGGGACATTGCTCGCTGCGCTTGTTGTGGCGTATCGGATCGGAGCATCTCAAGTGGAACCCATTCGGGTGCTGATGAACGGAATGAGACAGACGGAGAAGGGAATCTGGAACAAGGTGGAGATGAAGGAAAGGCGCGATGAGATCGGTGTGCTGATCCGCAGCTATAATCTGATGGTCAGCCGTTTGTCGGACATGATTGAGAGTGTATATGAGTCGGAGCTGCGCCGCCAGAAGTCGGAAATTGAGCTGCAGCAGGAGGCGTTGGAACGACACCGTGCGGAATTTCAGGCGCTCCAGTTGCAGATCAATCCGCATTTTCTCTACAACACGCTGGAGACGATCAAATGTTACGCCGTTGTACAGGACTCCGAAGAAATTGCACAGATGGTGGAATCGATGGCCCATATGCTCCGTTATTCCATTCAGACTAATCTGGAGGAAATTACGGTTGCCAATGAGCTGAAGCATGTGCTGGCCTACCTTTCCATCATGAAACATCGCATGGATCGGGAGCTTGAAGTGGAGGTCATCATTGCACCGGATCTGTTGCTGGAAAAAATGGTTCGACTCACCCTTCAGCCTCTGGTGGAAAATGTGTTACAACACGCGTTTCCGCAAGGCATGGAGCCTGGTCATTATATCCGCATCGATGCTCGGCGCCTGGAAGATCGCTTCCTTGTCATCGTGCAGGATAACGGCATGGGCATGAACGAGGAACGCCTGAAGAAGCTGCGTGACCGTCTGGAATTGAATCGTCTGGCAGGAGAAGATTCCGATGATGTCTACCATCGCGGAGGCATCGGTCTTATGAATGTCCATCGACGGATTCAACTGGTATTTGGAGAAACATATGGCTTGATGCTTGAGAGTGAGCGAGGCTTGGGAACGACCATTACGATGGCACTTCCGGCGGATCAGCACAGCAAGCGGATTTAA
- a CDS encoding SDR family NAD(P)-dependent oxidoreductase, translating to MNINLQNKIALVTGSSGGIGAAIAGSLARCGAKVAVNGLHNMERAEEVVAAIRDAGGEAAAFQADVTDMGAIESMVGDITLRFGGPIDLLINNAGHLVERSPIETMSEELYSRIMDVNLKSAVFVSKAVIPGMKAAGGGRIINLTSVAAHNGGGPGAAIYAASKAAVMALTKGLAKELAPGGITVNALSPGFIGQTAFHATFTSAEGRTSAVGSIPLGREGTPDDVAGAALYLCSELGAFITGETIEINGGMYMR from the coding sequence ATGAATATTAACTTGCAGAACAAAATTGCATTGGTAACAGGTTCCAGTGGAGGGATTGGCGCTGCTATTGCTGGGTCATTGGCTCGCTGTGGGGCAAAGGTGGCTGTGAATGGTCTGCATAATATGGAGCGGGCGGAGGAGGTCGTGGCAGCGATTCGGGATGCTGGTGGTGAAGCAGCGGCATTTCAGGCCGATGTGACCGATATGGGTGCCATAGAATCGATGGTTGGGGATATCACGCTTCGTTTCGGCGGTCCGATTGACCTGTTGATCAATAATGCGGGGCATCTGGTGGAGCGGAGCCCTATTGAAACGATGAGCGAGGAGCTTTACAGCCGGATTATGGATGTCAATCTGAAGAGCGCCGTCTTTGTCTCCAAAGCGGTCATTCCTGGCATGAAGGCGGCTGGCGGCGGACGAATTATCAATCTGACCTCGGTAGCGGCTCATAATGGTGGCGGGCCGGGTGCAGCTATTTACGCAGCATCCAAGGCGGCTGTCATGGCGTTAACCAAAGGACTTGCCAAAGAACTGGCTCCTGGCGGGATTACGGTCAATGCCCTTTCACCGGGCTTCATCGGACAGACTGCGTTCCATGCTACGTTCACCTCGGCGGAAGGCCGAACTTCTGCTGTAGGCAGCATCCCCCTTGGACGGGAAGGGACTCCCGATGATGTCGCAGGTGCGGCGCTGTACCTGTGTTCCGAGCTGGGTGCTTTTATAACCGGAGAAACGATTGAGATCAATGGCGGAATGTACATGCGTTGA